A single genomic interval of Adhaeribacter pallidiroseus harbors:
- a CDS encoding aminotransferase class I/II-fold pyridoxal phosphate-dependent enzyme: MENSFVVTELPGRTLITESATYLYFSGTSYLGMARNNALQDLVQAGFANYGTNYSSSRLSNVQLKIYAEVENYLATRTKAEAALTVSSGLLAGQMVVKSLDGTGAYFYSPRVHPALWRTATDCYQGHYTDWAERIATLTSEVPDSNIVILTNSLDALTAQAYSFAWITQLSAAKTYTIVIDDSHGFGLTGVNGTGIITMLPPLPDYVQVVVVSSFGKALGIPGGVILSNARLLENLKKQAFFGGGSPAIPAYLTAFIQGEHLYQLARQRLQENIGYFTSLLHQPALFSFFPGYPIFYTKQNQLYYFLLEQKILISHFSYPTPTDSPITRIVLNSLHTPEDLKELAGAINDYCSSVS; this comes from the coding sequence TTGGAAAACTCATTCGTAGTTACCGAGTTGCCCGGTCGTACTTTAATCACCGAAAGTGCTACTTACCTATATTTTAGTGGTACTTCTTATCTGGGAATGGCCCGTAATAACGCCTTGCAAGATTTGGTGCAGGCGGGCTTTGCAAATTACGGTACCAACTACTCCAGTTCCCGGCTATCGAATGTACAGTTAAAGATTTACGCTGAGGTTGAAAATTACCTGGCAACCCGGACCAAAGCAGAAGCAGCTCTAACGGTTTCGTCGGGTTTACTGGCTGGGCAGATGGTTGTAAAATCCTTGGATGGAACGGGAGCATATTTTTATAGTCCGCGGGTGCATCCGGCATTATGGCGCACTGCCACAGATTGTTACCAAGGCCATTATACAGATTGGGCCGAAAGAATAGCAACCCTAACTAGTGAAGTACCGGATTCAAACATAGTTATATTAACTAATTCGCTCGATGCCTTAACTGCCCAGGCGTATTCTTTTGCCTGGATTACGCAACTATCGGCTGCTAAAACCTACACCATTGTTATTGATGATTCGCATGGTTTTGGTTTAACCGGAGTGAACGGCACCGGAATAATAACCATGCTGCCGCCCTTGCCAGACTACGTGCAGGTTGTAGTGGTAAGTTCGTTTGGCAAAGCGTTGGGTATTCCGGGAGGAGTTATTTTGAGCAATGCTCGATTATTGGAAAATTTAAAAAAACAGGCATTTTTCGGCGGCGGATCACCGGCTATTCCGGCTTATTTAACGGCATTTATACAAGGAGAACACCTCTACCAGCTAGCCCGCCAGCGCTTACAGGAAAATATTGGCTATTTCACCAGCTTATTGCACCAGCCTGCTTTGTTTTCGTTTTTTCCCGGTTACCCCATTTTTTATACGAAGCAAAATCAACTGTATTATTTTCTCCTGGAGCAGAAAATCCTGATCTCGCATTTCTCTTATCCCACACCCACCGATTCCCCCATAACCCGGATTGTCCTTAACAGTTTGCACACCCCGGAAGACTTGAAAGAACTTGCCGGAGCTATAAATGATTATTGTTCTTCTGTTAGTTAG
- a CDS encoding D-alanyl-D-alanine carboxypeptidase/D-alanyl-D-alanine-endopeptidase — MLLTGACQTTKPVATSAPKAAIPTASANPTWNQIKAQVEQSPVFAQHFTGFALFDVDSGKMVVEHNAHKYFTPASNTKILTFFAGLKILKDSIPALRYQVQHDSLFFWGTGDPTLLHPDLQNNRVWQFLKARREKLFFSAANFAVEPLGPGWSWDDYNDYYSAERAALPVYGNIVRFTGKLGSSQVQVQPRYFHKQVKNSLLVESKNNIVLRQPDKNQFTFFPKRVTKDFIVDVPIKLSPELTTRLLSDTLQKTVKLINKRLPLTARTLYVTPVDTLYKRMMQESDNMFAEHLLLLCSATIFDSLNTSLIINHVKKTYLTDLPDPPNWVDGSGLSRFNLCTPRSLVALWLKIYQEVPRERLFSLLTIGGKTGTLKRFYQSEIPFVFGKTGSLSNNYSQSGFITSKSGKTYIFALMNNNYTRPSAEIQLEMERIVTQIHLNF, encoded by the coding sequence TTGCTTTTAACAGGTGCTTGCCAAACAACTAAGCCCGTAGCTACTTCTGCCCCTAAAGCGGCAATACCAACCGCGTCGGCTAATCCAACCTGGAATCAGATAAAAGCGCAAGTGGAGCAATCACCGGTTTTTGCCCAGCATTTTACCGGTTTTGCTTTGTTCGACGTGGACTCTGGTAAGATGGTAGTGGAGCATAATGCGCATAAATATTTTACGCCTGCCTCAAATACTAAAATTTTAACTTTTTTCGCCGGCTTAAAAATTTTAAAAGATTCTATTCCGGCCTTGCGCTACCAGGTGCAACACGATTCGTTGTTTTTTTGGGGAACCGGCGACCCTACCCTGCTGCACCCGGATTTACAAAATAACCGCGTATGGCAATTTTTAAAAGCCAGACGGGAAAAATTGTTTTTCTCCGCGGCTAATTTTGCCGTAGAACCTTTGGGGCCGGGTTGGTCCTGGGACGATTATAATGATTATTATTCTGCGGAAAGAGCGGCGCTACCGGTTTACGGCAACATTGTGCGTTTTACCGGTAAGTTAGGTTCTTCGCAGGTACAAGTACAACCCCGGTATTTTCATAAGCAAGTAAAAAACAGCCTATTAGTTGAATCAAAGAACAATATTGTACTGCGGCAACCTGATAAAAATCAGTTTACTTTTTTCCCGAAACGGGTAACCAAAGATTTTATAGTGGATGTGCCTATCAAGCTTTCGCCGGAGCTAACTACCAGATTGTTAAGCGATACATTACAAAAAACCGTAAAATTAATTAACAAACGGTTGCCGCTAACGGCACGCACATTGTACGTTACCCCCGTAGATACGCTTTACAAACGCATGATGCAGGAAAGTGACAACATGTTTGCCGAACATCTATTACTTCTTTGTTCAGCCACAATTTTTGATTCTCTGAATACTTCGCTGATTATAAACCATGTTAAGAAAACGTACTTAACGGATTTGCCTGATCCGCCAAATTGGGTAGATGGCTCGGGTTTGTCGCGGTTTAATTTATGTACGCCGCGTAGTCTGGTAGCTTTGTGGTTAAAAATTTACCAGGAAGTGCCCCGCGAACGGCTATTTTCGTTGTTAACCATTGGGGGTAAAACCGGCACCCTGAAAAGATTTTATCAATCCGAGATACCTTTTGTATTTGGTAAAACCGGTTCGCTGAGTAACAATTATAGCCAAAGTGGATTTATTACAAGTAAAAGTGGTAAAACGTACATTTTTGCTTTAATGAATAACAACTATACCCGGCCATCAGCAGAGATCCAACTGGAAATGGAGCGCATCGTGACGCAAATTCACCTGAATTTTTAA
- a CDS encoding nucleoside recognition domain-containing protein yields MVLNYLWIAFFLIAFAIALFKLIFFQDTEIFAALVTSMFDMAKTGFEISLGLTGVMTLFLGLMKIGENAGVIAIFARLVGPFFNRLFPDLPKNHPVFGSILMNFSATMLGLDNAATPLGLKAMKELQELNSVKDTASNPQIMFLVLNTAGLTIIPISVMVFRAQMGAKDPSDIFLPALITTFLGALIGLITVAIYQRINLFDKVIFAYIGTISFFLGALIYYFSTIPQEQIAIISRVASNLILFGLFVAFITLALIRKINVYDAFIEGAKEGFQVAINIIPYLVAILVAIGVFRASGALDMLVNGIAWIFAQLGFNTEFVPALPVAFMKPLSGSGARGLMLDVMKTYGADSFVGRVACTIQGGTETTFYILAVYFGSVGIRKTRYAAACGLLADLAGVIIAILMSYLFFH; encoded by the coding sequence ATGGTTTTAAATTACCTCTGGATTGCTTTTTTTCTTATTGCCTTTGCGATTGCCCTTTTTAAATTAATTTTTTTCCAGGATACGGAAATTTTTGCCGCTTTGGTAACCAGCATGTTCGATATGGCCAAAACCGGTTTCGAAATTTCGCTGGGTTTAACGGGCGTCATGACTTTATTTTTGGGCTTGATGAAAATAGGCGAAAATGCCGGCGTAATTGCCATCTTTGCCCGCCTGGTAGGTCCATTCTTTAACCGGCTTTTTCCGGATTTACCGAAAAATCACCCGGTGTTCGGTTCCATTCTCATGAACTTTTCGGCGACTATGCTGGGTCTGGATAATGCGGCTACTCCCTTAGGCCTCAAAGCCATGAAGGAATTGCAGGAGTTAAACTCGGTAAAAGATACGGCCAGCAACCCGCAGATTATGTTTCTGGTGCTAAACACCGCCGGATTAACGATTATTCCTATTAGCGTAATGGTGTTCCGGGCGCAAATGGGCGCTAAAGATCCCTCCGATATTTTTTTACCTGCGCTAATTACTACTTTTTTGGGTGCCTTAATTGGGTTGATTACGGTGGCCATTTACCAACGCATTAATTTATTCGATAAAGTTATTTTTGCTTACATCGGTACCATCAGCTTTTTTCTGGGCGCGCTTATTTATTACTTCTCTACCATCCCGCAGGAGCAAATTGCAATAATCTCGCGGGTAGCCAGTAATTTAATCTTGTTCGGGCTGTTCGTGGCTTTTATAACGCTGGCGTTAATTAGAAAAATAAACGTGTACGATGCTTTTATTGAAGGCGCCAAGGAAGGGTTTCAGGTGGCCATTAATATTATTCCGTATTTGGTTGCTATTCTGGTGGCCATCGGCGTTTTCCGGGCTTCGGGCGCTTTGGATATGCTGGTAAACGGCATAGCCTGGATTTTTGCGCAGCTTGGCTTTAACACCGAATTTGTGCCCGCTTTGCCCGTAGCTTTTATGAAACCCCTCAGCGGCAGCGGCGCCCGCGGCCTGATGCTGGACGTTATGAAAACCTATGGCGCCGATTCCTTTGTAGGCCGGGTAGCCTGCACCATTCAAGGAGGCACCGAAACTACTTTTTATATCCTGGCGGTTTATTTTGGTTCAGTAGGAATCCGGAAAACCCGTTACGCTGCCGCATGCGGATTACTGGCCGATTTGGCCGGCGTTATAATTGCCATTTTAATGAGCTACTTGTTTTTTCATTAA
- a CDS encoding SRPBCC family protein, producing MPIIQLQTNIQAPKEVCFNLSRSIDLHIKSTEHTREKAVAGRTSGLIELNETVTWRAKHLCVWQNLTTKITEFKYPEYFVDEMVAGAFRFFRHEHYFETADEGTIMKDIFHFESPLSILGRLANTLFLTRYMHNLLIKRNQVIKETAESQLP from the coding sequence ATGCCAATAATCCAACTGCAAACAAATATTCAAGCACCAAAAGAGGTTTGTTTTAATCTGTCACGCAGCATTGACTTACACATTAAATCAACAGAACATACGAGGGAAAAAGCTGTTGCTGGCAGAACCAGCGGCCTTATAGAATTAAATGAGACGGTGACCTGGAGAGCTAAACACTTATGCGTCTGGCAAAATTTAACCACTAAAATTACCGAGTTTAAATACCCGGAATATTTTGTAGATGAAATGGTTGCCGGTGCATTTCGTTTCTTTCGGCACGAACACTATTTTGAAACGGCTGATGAAGGTACAATAATGAAAGATATATTCCATTTTGAATCACCTTTAAGTATTCTTGGAAGGCTGGCGAATACTTTGTTTCTAACTCGCTACATGCATAATTTGTTGATAAAGCGCAATCAGGTAATAAAAGAAACTGCTGAAAGCCAATTACCATAA
- the pnuC gene encoding nicotinamide riboside transporter PnuC, with protein sequence MTFYEIVGTVTGVAGVWLAARENIWTWPMGMLSTLMLIYVCYDARLYADVGLNIFYFITSGYGWYAWLYANPDNTREELPVTRTQPLQWLSLLAFSLFFTGALGYFLTHFTNADLSYTDSATTGISLAGYWMMARKKLENWLVWLLVDSVYVGIYLYKELYLLAGLYFVFLILATDGYIKWRRAFRVAQPA encoded by the coding sequence ATGACTTTTTACGAAATTGTAGGAACAGTAACCGGAGTGGCGGGCGTGTGGTTGGCGGCACGGGAAAATATCTGGACCTGGCCGATGGGCATGCTCAGTACCCTTATGTTAATATACGTGTGTTACGATGCCCGTTTGTACGCCGATGTGGGGTTAAATATTTTTTACTTTATTACCAGTGGCTACGGGTGGTACGCCTGGCTTTATGCCAACCCGGATAATACCCGCGAAGAGTTGCCGGTTACCCGTACCCAGCCGTTGCAATGGCTAAGTTTGCTGGCTTTTTCCTTATTTTTTACCGGAGCTTTGGGCTACTTTTTAACCCATTTCACGAATGCCGATCTTTCGTACACCGATTCAGCTACTACTGGGATAAGTTTGGCCGGTTACTGGATGATGGCGCGCAAAAAATTAGAAAATTGGCTGGTATGGCTCCTCGTGGATTCGGTTTACGTGGGCATTTATCTGTACAAAGAACTTTACTTGCTAGCCGGTTTATATTTTGTATTTCTGATTTTGGCTACCGATGGTTATATAAAATGGCGGCGGGCCTTTCGAGTGGCCCAGCCTGCCTGA
- a CDS encoding ABC transporter ATP-binding protein, translating to MISLRNIEKYYTSGFSRAYVLRHINLEVQEGEFISIMGPSGSGKSTLLNIIGLLEQPSDGEYFFLDKPVHKIKDSEKSELHKNFIGFVFQSYHLIDELTVYENIETPLLYKNMKSSERKSLVADILDRFQIVGKKDLFPHQLSGGQQQLVGIARAVVATPKLILADEPTGNLNSRQGEEIMELFKRLNQEGTTIIQVTHSEKNATYGTRILNLLDGRIEQNS from the coding sequence ATGATATCCTTACGCAATATTGAAAAGTATTACACTTCCGGTTTTTCCCGTGCGTACGTGCTTCGGCACATCAATTTAGAAGTACAGGAAGGCGAATTTATTTCTATTATGGGTCCATCCGGGTCGGGCAAATCTACTTTGCTAAATATTATCGGGTTACTGGAGCAACCCTCCGACGGCGAATATTTTTTCCTGGACAAACCGGTGCATAAAATTAAAGATTCGGAGAAAAGCGAGCTGCATAAAAATTTTATTGGTTTTGTTTTTCAGAGTTATCACCTTATCGATGAGTTAACGGTGTACGAAAACATCGAAACGCCGCTGTTATACAAAAACATGAAATCGTCGGAGCGCAAATCGCTGGTAGCCGATATTCTGGACCGTTTTCAAATTGTGGGTAAAAAAGATTTGTTTCCGCACCAGCTTTCGGGTGGGCAGCAGCAGTTGGTGGGTATTGCCCGGGCCGTAGTAGCCACACCCAAACTAATTTTAGCCGATGAACCTACCGGTAATTTAAACTCGCGGCAAGGCGAAGAAATAATGGAGCTTTTTAAACGGTTAAACCAGGAAGGTACCACCATTATTCAGGTAACGCACTCCGAAAAAAATGCGACCTACGGCACCCGAATTTTGAATTTATTAGATGGCCGTATCGAACAAAATAGTTAA